One window from the genome of Sphaerotilus microaerophilus encodes:
- a CDS encoding DUF1329 domain-containing protein: MSKPFTLQCLAAAAILATACGFSVAGVSADEAAQLKSTLTPMGAEKAGNKDGSIPAWTGGLTTPTPGFTNGGRRPDPFAADKPLYSVNAKNLAEHAAKLPDGVKALAQRHPDSFRVDVYPTRRTAAAPQYVYDNTFKNATRAKTVESSAGSIPEGAYAGVPFPIPKSGIEAMWNVLLRWRGESWYSEFNGYTVTPEGKRVLVQETRNDYQMPYYAPDGSPEKFGGEHWLVRSVNTGPAIRAGEAITGREQLNGDKTQVWVYLTGQRRVRKLPNACCDTPTPFSAGVVSFDEVEGFSGRMDRFDWKLVGKQEMLIPYNSNRSLVPAKDSDLIGEHHLNPDHVRWELHRVWVVEAALKAGQRHTSPKSRYYIDEDSWILVWGDRWDAKGQLARSQFTLPVAMPDVPAQAAVTWGAYDHVARTLFATLVMNQQKVQYKVQKRYSDSVFTPDAMAGEGLR; the protein is encoded by the coding sequence ATGTCCAAACCCTTCACCCTCCAATGCCTCGCCGCGGCAGCGATCCTGGCGACGGCTTGCGGCTTTTCGGTCGCCGGCGTCAGCGCCGACGAGGCTGCGCAACTCAAGTCCACGCTCACGCCCATGGGCGCGGAGAAGGCGGGCAACAAGGACGGCAGCATTCCCGCGTGGACCGGCGGGCTGACCACCCCGACGCCCGGCTTCACCAACGGTGGTCGGCGCCCGGATCCCTTCGCTGCGGACAAGCCGCTGTACTCGGTGAACGCCAAGAACCTGGCCGAGCATGCCGCCAAGCTGCCGGATGGCGTGAAGGCGCTGGCACAGCGCCACCCAGACAGCTTCCGGGTCGATGTCTATCCCACACGGCGCACCGCAGCAGCCCCTCAGTACGTCTACGACAACACCTTCAAGAACGCGACTCGGGCCAAGACAGTCGAAAGTTCGGCGGGGTCCATCCCAGAGGGCGCCTATGCCGGTGTGCCGTTCCCGATTCCCAAGTCCGGCATCGAGGCGATGTGGAACGTGCTGCTGCGCTGGCGCGGGGAGTCCTGGTACAGCGAGTTCAACGGCTACACCGTGACGCCCGAAGGCAAGCGCGTGCTGGTCCAGGAAACCCGCAACGATTACCAGATGCCGTATTACGCGCCGGATGGTTCCCCTGAGAAGTTCGGCGGCGAGCACTGGTTGGTGCGTTCGGTCAACACCGGCCCAGCCATCCGCGCCGGCGAGGCCATCACCGGGCGCGAGCAACTCAATGGCGACAAGACGCAGGTCTGGGTCTACCTCACCGGCCAGCGCCGGGTGCGCAAGCTGCCGAACGCCTGCTGCGACACGCCCACGCCGTTCTCCGCGGGCGTGGTGTCCTTCGACGAAGTGGAGGGTTTCTCCGGTCGCATGGACCGCTTCGACTGGAAGCTGGTGGGCAAGCAGGAGATGTTGATCCCCTACAACAGCAACCGTTCACTGGTTCCGGCCAAGGACAGCGACCTGATTGGCGAACACCATCTCAACCCGGATCATGTGCGCTGGGAACTTCACCGAGTGTGGGTGGTCGAGGCTGCGCTCAAGGCCGGCCAGCGACATACCTCGCCGAAGTCGCGCTACTACATCGACGAAGACTCCTGGATCCTGGTCTGGGGGGACCGGTGGGATGCGAAGGGTCAACTGGCCCGCTCGCAGTTCACGCTCCCAGTGGCGATGCCCGACGTACCGGCCCAGGCCGCCGTGACCTGGGGTGCCTACGACCACGTGGCCCGCACCCTGTTCGCCACGCTGGTGATGAATCAGCAAAAGGTTCAGTACAAGGTGCAGAAGCGCTACAGCGACAGCGTGTTCACACCGGACGCAATGGCTGGCGAAGGTCTGCGCTGA